Proteins encoded by one window of Microplitis mediator isolate UGA2020A chromosome 1, iyMicMedi2.1, whole genome shotgun sequence:
- the LOC130676715 gene encoding protein zer-1 homolog, which yields MAYFEGIFNSKKYVGPESLAELCFKTICNNLDIISTIDKRGYRTLLRGLVLPSEICDKIIEFAQKCESTTRIDDGFINIFADIIATRLKNVKINHSNITDTSVAIIANHQLLHLSFNDCCHLTKSSIESINNNSKHLQSLSFRGCPQIYPIDLTCYLDFSSINYFKRGYLFNAPNLKHLALEHVPIAPEQYLILLSGLSNLTHLDLSNAVNIGNFEFVSSIPNLISLCLYNVKINDNPHAFVANVTQLKKLRHLDISHANHKHAFYNKPNQVLSELVEGLPNLTSLDIGGTNLAGRGVAERPLISNSTNVYAMCDIQGLACRVNNPLQFLGLYGTHDEACRRHDIPAKIVAGNANDEQILIAARVCMDNKQDLLQKVLNDLYHVFRYESCERMDQALCIVLEAMEKHLNERHIQISGSATLFYIVKTKEKSVLVSKMKRRIIGALLAGMNAHKDEETMMRNGCLALCQFRIPQDVMWNYETLVKVLLHSTRHAESEGFVQRIGIYLLNSLACQVEGKKKRLLGNLGCVETMLELVRYRVECELHDDVLEVAWSTMWNMTDETPINCQRFLDEQGMKLFLKCVEKYPSKEELLRNMMGLLGNVAEVDYLRPHLMQQQYVSVFSNLLEYDRDGIEVSYNATGILAHMASDGIEAWTIEQPTRNEVLERMVEAIERWNLSSQRNINYRSFLPLLRLLDVYHTPQCQHWAVWALANLTQVYPTKYCSLVESEGGIEKLKKLLDDDRPYNRIKDLALSVIINCGPNKIRGDQQETLQSSSEYSLDD from the exons atGGCGTATTTTGAGGGTatatttaattctaaaaaatatgTCGGACCTGAAAGTTTAGCTGAATTATGTTTTAAAACAATATGTAATAATTTAGACATTATTTCGACTATTGATAAACGTGGTTATCGTACATTGTTACGTGGACTTGTGCTACCAAGtgaaatttgtgataaaatcATTGAATTTGCTCAAAAATGTGAGAGTACGACACGTATCGATGAtggttttataaatatatttgcaGATATTATTGCAAcaagattaaaaaatgttaaaataaatcacagtAATATAACAGATACATCTGTTGCTATTATTGCAAATCATCAACTGTTACACTTGTCATTCAATGATTGTTGTCATTTAACAAAATCATCTATTGAATCcatcaataataattcaaaacatTTACAAAGTTTATCTTTTCGTGGTTGTCCACAAATATATCCAATTGATCTTACATGTT atttagatttttcatcaataaattattttaaacgtGGATATCTATTTAATGCACCAAATTTAAAACATCTAGCATTGGAACATGTTCCAATAGCACCTGAACAATATCTTATATTACTATCTGgtttatcaaatttaactCATTTAGATTTATCAAATGCCGTAAATATtggtaattttgaatttgtatcATCAATtccaaatttaatttcattatgtCTTTATaacgttaaaataaatgacaatCCTCATGCCTTTGTTGCCAATGttacacaattaaaaaaattaag gcATCTAGATATATCACATGCTAATCATAAACATGCGTTCTATAATAAACCTAATCAAGTTTTATCAGAATTAGTTGAAGGCTTACCAAATTTAACGTCATTGGATATCGGGGGTACAAATTTAGCTGGACGTGGTGTAGCCGAACGTCCATTGATATCAAATTCTACAAATGTTTATGCAATGTGTGATATTCAAGGTCTTGCTTGTCGTGTAAACAATCCATTACAATTTTTAGGTTTATATGGTACCCATGATGAAGCTTGTAGAAGACATGATATACCTGCTAAAATc gtcGCTGGCAATGCTAATGATGAACAAATACTCATCGCAGCTCGTGTATGCATGGATAATAAACAagatttattacaaaaagttttaaatgatTTGTATCACGTATTTAGATACGAAAGTTGTGAACGTATGGATCAAGCACTTTGTATTGTATTGGAAGCTATGGAAAAACATCTTAATGAACGTCATATACAAATATCTGGAAG cgcaacattattttatattgttaaaacaaaagaaaagaGTGTGCttgtttcaaaaatgaaaCGAAGAATAATAGGTGCGTTACTTGCTGGTATGAATGCTCATAAAGATGAAGAGACAATGATGCGCAATGGTTGTCTGGCCCTATGCCAGTTTCGTATACCACAAGATGTT ATGTGGAATTATGAAACACTTGTTAAAGTTTTATTACATTCAACAAGACACGCTGAGTCTGAGGGTTTTGTACAACGAattggaatttatttattaaattcactGGCATGTCAGGTAGAAGGAaagaaaaaacgtttattAGGAAATTTAGGATGCGTTGAAACTATGCTCGAATTAGTTAGATACAGAGTTGAGTGTGAATTACACGATGATGTACTCGAGGTCGCTTGGTCAACAATGTGGAATATGACTGATGAAACACCAATTAATTGCCAGAGATTTTTAGATGAACAGGGAATGAAACTTTTCTTAAAATGTGTTGAG AAATATCCATCTAAAGAAGAATTACTACGAAATATGATGGGCTTATTAGGCAACGTTGCTGAAGTTGATTATCTTCGTCCTCATTTAATGCAACAGCAATACGTATCAGTCTTTTCCAATTTATTGGAGTACGATCGTGATGGAATTgag GTATCATACAATGCAACTGGAATACTGGCTCACATGGCGTCTGATGGTATAGAAGCATGGACAATAGAACAGCCAACAAGGAATGAGGTTCTTGAACGTATGGTTGAAGCAATTGAACGTTGGAATCTATCGTCACAACGTAACATTAATTATAGATCATTTTTACCGTTGCTACGTTTATTAGATGTTTATCATACACCACAGTGCCAACATTGGGCAGTATGGGCTCTTGCTAATTTAACTCAAGTTTATC CTACAAAGTATTGCTCTTTAGTTGAATCAGAAGGTGGAAtagaaaaacttaaaaaattattagacgacGACAGACCTTATAATCGTATTAAAGATCTTGCTTTGtcagttattattaattgtggACCCAATAAAATTCGTGGAGACCAACAAGAAACCCTTCAATCCTCATCCGAGTACAGTCTCGATGATTAA
- the LOC130676698 gene encoding uncharacterized protein LOC130676698 isoform X1, with protein sequence MSHGYNKYSMSSRGRGFNSRGGGGTYRGRGGSNWETSSNGSNMSRGGYSSSRGGRFNKYSSTSYDSRHKYNSSGSSDRYSSRGGRGDHSNNYKRPRQESYSNRDDRRSSSDRKRVRNDSYQGEGSSGSQRYPSSYGGSSSTSAYNENKRSSSSAGYDDKRQSERASSYHRSEERHSSTSRNYAAPPPPRISDMAPPSQRYNSNSSNRGGGRLSRQSSNYRGRGISTRARGGNFRVGSSRTELLLSRKRALTSTLDYRRKLLSSRSRDYIQRVRLASTKIRRSGTRISGSKKESGTGSSLKDKDRVDKALNDAYSDDDDDDEDKDVEENWDVDEKTAHSEEDEPEDNEEEKKTKEDKRKKEKIDRKSNDREEIKDDEINREEDKIKHEKEEVNEVDEEKEVKIKEEAGDPDDTPNSRREGGRRFIKLTCPHCSHRSVTFKDYSLHLYSGRHNTAMRRIAARHKASLARMRVLQRQEQRRHEAREAARGTLPSRTMFCQICKLNYRSLKAVHHSSDSHRQIKRFLTPFCRVCRMQFRSPMLFETHACSLDHIKRKSLVDEKKSAGTAEADGDSSAMEDDDKDHNLENFMTLDSVGDVDAEEDEESADKKKKDKPDTENPAETEKKPKHKQMIKVGVEYIKTVEVQFCDLCKVYLPRNENSERALALHCSTRSHLKRYVRDNDDKALRRQAERIHLQTSTTTTNNVTANSINSLENVKASSTNNPQPITTSISNVSANSETSVESSIGIGDSNSGQASEQNQNSSEADVTLALSKPSKIQEEEDDYPNDGDKLWDDVDKDLGDILREVEPGKSSDDEDTRYDRFKNTDKKAQHNKDKNSEEIDDNNKKNEVKIKVETTDD encoded by the exons ATGAGTCATGGATACAACAAATACAG TATGAGTTCCAGAGGAAGAGGATTCAATTCACGTGGCGGTGGTGGTACTTACAGAGGACGTGGTGGAAGTAATTGGGAAACAAGTAGTAACGGTAGCAACATGAGTCGAGGTGGTTATAGTTCGTCACGTGGCGgtagatttaataaatattcttcGACAAGTTATGACTCGCGTCATAAATATAACTCTA GCGGATCATCTGATCGTTATTCCAGCAGAGGTGGTAGAGGTGATCActctaataattataaacgtCCACGT CAAGAATCATATTCAAATCGGGATGATCGTAGGTCATCGAGTGATCGCAAACGTGTGAGAAACGATTCTTATCAg GGTGAAGGCAGCAGTGGCTCGCAGAGGTATCCCTCATCCTATGGCGGTTCATCAAGTACATCTGCTTATAACGAGAATAAGagatcatcatcatcagctGGTTATGATGATAAAAGGCAGAGTGAACGAGCATCATCTTATCATCGTTCAGAAGAACGTCATTCATCGACATCAAGGAATTATGCagcaccaccaccaccacgtATTAGTGATATGGCACCACCATCACAACGTTACAACAGCAACAGTTCTAATCGTGGTGGTGGACGTTTATCACGTCAAAGTAGTAATTACCGCGGACGTGGAATTTCAACACGTGCAAGAGGTGGTAATTTTCGTGTTGGAAGTTCACGTACGGAACTATTATTGAGCCGTAAACGTGCACTCACTTCAACTCTTGATTATCGTCGTAAGCTGCTCAGTTCGCGTTCACGCGACTACATTCAACGGGTACGATTGGCCTCAACTAAAATACGCAGGAG CGGTACTAGGATATCCGGAAGTAAAAAGGAGTCAGGTACGGGATCCAGTTTGAAGGACAAGGATAGAGTCGACAAGGCACTTAATGATGCCTATtctgatgatgacgatgacgaTGAAGACAAAGATGTTGAAGAAAATTGGGATGTTGATGAAaag acGGCTCATTCAGAAGAAGATGAACCAGAAGAtaatgaagaagaaaaaaaaacaaaagaggATAAGcgtaagaaagaaaaaattgatcgtAAAAGTAATGATCGCGAAGAAATAAAAGATGATGAGATTAATAGAGaagaagataaaataaaacatgag aAAGAAGAAGTTAATGAGGttgatgaagaaaaagaagtaaaaataaaagaagaggCTGGAGATCCTGATGATACGCCAAACAGTAGACGTGAAGGTGGCAGACGTTTTATTAAACTAACTTGTCCACATTGTTCTCATCGCAGTGTTACATTTAAAGACTATTCATTGCATTTATATTCCGGACGTCATAATACAGCAATGAGACGAATTGCAGCACGTCATAAGGCTAGTTTAGCGCGCATGAGAGTTCTTCAACGTCAGGAACAACGACGTCATGAAGCACGCGAAGCCGCGCGTGGTACTTTGCCATCACGCacaatgttttgtcaaatttgTAAACTTAATTACCGTTCATTAAAGGCCGTACATCATTCATCTGACTCACATCGTCAGATTAAAAGATTCCTTACGCCGTTCTGCCGTGTCTGTAGAATGCAGTTCCGATCGCCGATGCTTTTTGAAACTCATGCTTGTTCACTTGATCACATTAag cgaAAGAGTCTTGTAGATGAGAAAAAAAGTGCCGGTACTGCGGAAGCTGATGGAGATTCAAGTGCGATGGAAGATGATGATAAAGATCATAATCTTGAAAACTTTATGACATTAGATTCTGTTGGGGATGTCGAtg CTGAAGAAGATGAAGAGTCGGcggataaaaagaaaaaagataaaCCAGATACTGAAAATCCAGCAGAGACGGAAAAAAAACCTAAACATAAACAAATGATTAAAGTAGGagttgaatatattaaaactgTTGAAGTTCAGTTTTGTGATCTTTGTAAAGTATATCTTCCACGTAATGAAAATTCCGAAAGAGCGCTAGCTCTTCATTGCTCAACTAGAAGCCATCTTAAAcg ttATGTTCGTGATAATGATGACAAAGCGTTGCGTCGTCAAGCAGAACGTATTCATCTTCAAACTTCAACAACTACAACAAATAATGTCACAGcaaattcaataaattcatTGGAAAATGTTAAAGCATCATCGACAAATAATCCCCAGCCAATTACTACAAGCATTAGTAATGTGTCTGCTAATTCCGAAACATCTGTTGAAAGTAGTATTGGTATTGGTGATAGTAATAGTGGGCAAGCCAGtgaacaaaatcaaaattcgTCAGAAGCTGATGTTACTTTGGCTTTATCAAAGCCAAGTAAAATtcaagaagaagaagatgatTATCCTAATGACGGCGATAAACTTTGGGATGATGTTGATAAAGATCTAGGGGATATTTTGCGTGAAGTGGAGCCTGGTAAATCAAGTGATGATGAAGATACACGGTATGACAGATTCAAAAATACAGATAAAAAGGCACAGcataataaagataaaaattcagAAGAAATTgatgataacaataaaaaaaatgaagtcaaaattaaagtTGAAACAActgatgattaa
- the LOC130676698 gene encoding uncharacterized protein LOC130676698 isoform X3, translating to MSHGYNKYSMSSRGRGFNSRGGGGTYRGRGGSNWETSSNGSNMSRGGYSSSRGGRFNKYSSTSYDSRHKYNSSGSSDRYSSRGGRGDHSNNYKRPRQESYSNRDDRRSSSDRKRVRNDSYQGEGSSGSQRYPSSYGGSSSTSAYNENKRSSSSAGYDDKRQSERASSYHRSEERHSSTSRNYAAPPPPRISDMAPPSQRYNSNSSNRGGGRLSRQSSNYRGRGISTRARGGNFRVGSSRTELLLSRKRALTSTLDYRRKLLSSRSRDYIQRVRLASTKIRRSGTRISGSKKESGTGSSLKDKDRVDKALNDAYSDDDDDDEDKDVEENWDVDEKTAHSEEDEPEDNEEEKKTKEDKRKKEKIDRKSNDREEIKDDEINREEDKIKHEKEEVNEVDEEKEVKIKEEAGDPDDTPNSRREGGRRFIKLTCPHCSHRSVTFKDYSLHLYSGRHNTAMRRIAARHKASLARMRVLQRQEQRRHEAREAARGTLPSRTMFCQICKLNYRSLKAVHHSSDSHRQIKRFLTPFCRVCRMQFRSPMLFETHACSLDHIKRKSLVDEKKSAGTAEADGDSSAMEDDDKDHNLENFMTLDSVGDVDAEEDEESADKKKKDKPDTENPAETEKKPKHKQMIKVGVEYIKTVEVQFCDLCKVYLPRNENSERALALHCSTRSHLKRYVRDNDDKALRRQAERIHLQTSTTTTNNVTANSINSLENVKASSTNNPQPITTSISNVSANSETSVESSIGIGDSNSGQASEQNQNSSEADVTLALSKPSKIQEEEDDYPNDGDKLWDDVDKDLGDILREVEPGKSSDDEDTR from the exons ATGAGTCATGGATACAACAAATACAG TATGAGTTCCAGAGGAAGAGGATTCAATTCACGTGGCGGTGGTGGTACTTACAGAGGACGTGGTGGAAGTAATTGGGAAACAAGTAGTAACGGTAGCAACATGAGTCGAGGTGGTTATAGTTCGTCACGTGGCGgtagatttaataaatattcttcGACAAGTTATGACTCGCGTCATAAATATAACTCTA GCGGATCATCTGATCGTTATTCCAGCAGAGGTGGTAGAGGTGATCActctaataattataaacgtCCACGT CAAGAATCATATTCAAATCGGGATGATCGTAGGTCATCGAGTGATCGCAAACGTGTGAGAAACGATTCTTATCAg GGTGAAGGCAGCAGTGGCTCGCAGAGGTATCCCTCATCCTATGGCGGTTCATCAAGTACATCTGCTTATAACGAGAATAAGagatcatcatcatcagctGGTTATGATGATAAAAGGCAGAGTGAACGAGCATCATCTTATCATCGTTCAGAAGAACGTCATTCATCGACATCAAGGAATTATGCagcaccaccaccaccacgtATTAGTGATATGGCACCACCATCACAACGTTACAACAGCAACAGTTCTAATCGTGGTGGTGGACGTTTATCACGTCAAAGTAGTAATTACCGCGGACGTGGAATTTCAACACGTGCAAGAGGTGGTAATTTTCGTGTTGGAAGTTCACGTACGGAACTATTATTGAGCCGTAAACGTGCACTCACTTCAACTCTTGATTATCGTCGTAAGCTGCTCAGTTCGCGTTCACGCGACTACATTCAACGGGTACGATTGGCCTCAACTAAAATACGCAGGAG CGGTACTAGGATATCCGGAAGTAAAAAGGAGTCAGGTACGGGATCCAGTTTGAAGGACAAGGATAGAGTCGACAAGGCACTTAATGATGCCTATtctgatgatgacgatgacgaTGAAGACAAAGATGTTGAAGAAAATTGGGATGTTGATGAAaag acGGCTCATTCAGAAGAAGATGAACCAGAAGAtaatgaagaagaaaaaaaaacaaaagaggATAAGcgtaagaaagaaaaaattgatcgtAAAAGTAATGATCGCGAAGAAATAAAAGATGATGAGATTAATAGAGaagaagataaaataaaacatgag aAAGAAGAAGTTAATGAGGttgatgaagaaaaagaagtaaaaataaaagaagaggCTGGAGATCCTGATGATACGCCAAACAGTAGACGTGAAGGTGGCAGACGTTTTATTAAACTAACTTGTCCACATTGTTCTCATCGCAGTGTTACATTTAAAGACTATTCATTGCATTTATATTCCGGACGTCATAATACAGCAATGAGACGAATTGCAGCACGTCATAAGGCTAGTTTAGCGCGCATGAGAGTTCTTCAACGTCAGGAACAACGACGTCATGAAGCACGCGAAGCCGCGCGTGGTACTTTGCCATCACGCacaatgttttgtcaaatttgTAAACTTAATTACCGTTCATTAAAGGCCGTACATCATTCATCTGACTCACATCGTCAGATTAAAAGATTCCTTACGCCGTTCTGCCGTGTCTGTAGAATGCAGTTCCGATCGCCGATGCTTTTTGAAACTCATGCTTGTTCACTTGATCACATTAag cgaAAGAGTCTTGTAGATGAGAAAAAAAGTGCCGGTACTGCGGAAGCTGATGGAGATTCAAGTGCGATGGAAGATGATGATAAAGATCATAATCTTGAAAACTTTATGACATTAGATTCTGTTGGGGATGTCGAtg CTGAAGAAGATGAAGAGTCGGcggataaaaagaaaaaagataaaCCAGATACTGAAAATCCAGCAGAGACGGAAAAAAAACCTAAACATAAACAAATGATTAAAGTAGGagttgaatatattaaaactgTTGAAGTTCAGTTTTGTGATCTTTGTAAAGTATATCTTCCACGTAATGAAAATTCCGAAAGAGCGCTAGCTCTTCATTGCTCAACTAGAAGCCATCTTAAAcg ttATGTTCGTGATAATGATGACAAAGCGTTGCGTCGTCAAGCAGAACGTATTCATCTTCAAACTTCAACAACTACAACAAATAATGTCACAGcaaattcaataaattcatTGGAAAATGTTAAAGCATCATCGACAAATAATCCCCAGCCAATTACTACAAGCATTAGTAATGTGTCTGCTAATTCCGAAACATCTGTTGAAAGTAGTATTGGTATTGGTGATAGTAATAGTGGGCAAGCCAGtgaacaaaatcaaaattcgTCAGAAGCTGATGTTACTTTGGCTTTATCAAAGCCAAGTAAAATtcaagaagaagaagatgatTATCCTAATGACGGCGATAAACTTTGGGATGATGTTGATAAAGATCTAGGGGATATTTTGCGTGAAGTGGAGCCTGGTAAATCAAGTGATGATGAAGATACACG gTAA
- the LOC130676698 gene encoding uncharacterized protein LOC130676698 isoform X2 encodes MSSRGRGFNSRGGGGTYRGRGGSNWETSSNGSNMSRGGYSSSRGGRFNKYSSTSYDSRHKYNSSGSSDRYSSRGGRGDHSNNYKRPRQESYSNRDDRRSSSDRKRVRNDSYQGEGSSGSQRYPSSYGGSSSTSAYNENKRSSSSAGYDDKRQSERASSYHRSEERHSSTSRNYAAPPPPRISDMAPPSQRYNSNSSNRGGGRLSRQSSNYRGRGISTRARGGNFRVGSSRTELLLSRKRALTSTLDYRRKLLSSRSRDYIQRVRLASTKIRRSGTRISGSKKESGTGSSLKDKDRVDKALNDAYSDDDDDDEDKDVEENWDVDEKTAHSEEDEPEDNEEEKKTKEDKRKKEKIDRKSNDREEIKDDEINREEDKIKHEKEEVNEVDEEKEVKIKEEAGDPDDTPNSRREGGRRFIKLTCPHCSHRSVTFKDYSLHLYSGRHNTAMRRIAARHKASLARMRVLQRQEQRRHEAREAARGTLPSRTMFCQICKLNYRSLKAVHHSSDSHRQIKRFLTPFCRVCRMQFRSPMLFETHACSLDHIKRKSLVDEKKSAGTAEADGDSSAMEDDDKDHNLENFMTLDSVGDVDAEEDEESADKKKKDKPDTENPAETEKKPKHKQMIKVGVEYIKTVEVQFCDLCKVYLPRNENSERALALHCSTRSHLKRYVRDNDDKALRRQAERIHLQTSTTTTNNVTANSINSLENVKASSTNNPQPITTSISNVSANSETSVESSIGIGDSNSGQASEQNQNSSEADVTLALSKPSKIQEEEDDYPNDGDKLWDDVDKDLGDILREVEPGKSSDDEDTRYDRFKNTDKKAQHNKDKNSEEIDDNNKKNEVKIKVETTDD; translated from the exons ATGAGTTCCAGAGGAAGAGGATTCAATTCACGTGGCGGTGGTGGTACTTACAGAGGACGTGGTGGAAGTAATTGGGAAACAAGTAGTAACGGTAGCAACATGAGTCGAGGTGGTTATAGTTCGTCACGTGGCGgtagatttaataaatattcttcGACAAGTTATGACTCGCGTCATAAATATAACTCTA GCGGATCATCTGATCGTTATTCCAGCAGAGGTGGTAGAGGTGATCActctaataattataaacgtCCACGT CAAGAATCATATTCAAATCGGGATGATCGTAGGTCATCGAGTGATCGCAAACGTGTGAGAAACGATTCTTATCAg GGTGAAGGCAGCAGTGGCTCGCAGAGGTATCCCTCATCCTATGGCGGTTCATCAAGTACATCTGCTTATAACGAGAATAAGagatcatcatcatcagctGGTTATGATGATAAAAGGCAGAGTGAACGAGCATCATCTTATCATCGTTCAGAAGAACGTCATTCATCGACATCAAGGAATTATGCagcaccaccaccaccacgtATTAGTGATATGGCACCACCATCACAACGTTACAACAGCAACAGTTCTAATCGTGGTGGTGGACGTTTATCACGTCAAAGTAGTAATTACCGCGGACGTGGAATTTCAACACGTGCAAGAGGTGGTAATTTTCGTGTTGGAAGTTCACGTACGGAACTATTATTGAGCCGTAAACGTGCACTCACTTCAACTCTTGATTATCGTCGTAAGCTGCTCAGTTCGCGTTCACGCGACTACATTCAACGGGTACGATTGGCCTCAACTAAAATACGCAGGAG CGGTACTAGGATATCCGGAAGTAAAAAGGAGTCAGGTACGGGATCCAGTTTGAAGGACAAGGATAGAGTCGACAAGGCACTTAATGATGCCTATtctgatgatgacgatgacgaTGAAGACAAAGATGTTGAAGAAAATTGGGATGTTGATGAAaag acGGCTCATTCAGAAGAAGATGAACCAGAAGAtaatgaagaagaaaaaaaaacaaaagaggATAAGcgtaagaaagaaaaaattgatcgtAAAAGTAATGATCGCGAAGAAATAAAAGATGATGAGATTAATAGAGaagaagataaaataaaacatgag aAAGAAGAAGTTAATGAGGttgatgaagaaaaagaagtaaaaataaaagaagaggCTGGAGATCCTGATGATACGCCAAACAGTAGACGTGAAGGTGGCAGACGTTTTATTAAACTAACTTGTCCACATTGTTCTCATCGCAGTGTTACATTTAAAGACTATTCATTGCATTTATATTCCGGACGTCATAATACAGCAATGAGACGAATTGCAGCACGTCATAAGGCTAGTTTAGCGCGCATGAGAGTTCTTCAACGTCAGGAACAACGACGTCATGAAGCACGCGAAGCCGCGCGTGGTACTTTGCCATCACGCacaatgttttgtcaaatttgTAAACTTAATTACCGTTCATTAAAGGCCGTACATCATTCATCTGACTCACATCGTCAGATTAAAAGATTCCTTACGCCGTTCTGCCGTGTCTGTAGAATGCAGTTCCGATCGCCGATGCTTTTTGAAACTCATGCTTGTTCACTTGATCACATTAag cgaAAGAGTCTTGTAGATGAGAAAAAAAGTGCCGGTACTGCGGAAGCTGATGGAGATTCAAGTGCGATGGAAGATGATGATAAAGATCATAATCTTGAAAACTTTATGACATTAGATTCTGTTGGGGATGTCGAtg CTGAAGAAGATGAAGAGTCGGcggataaaaagaaaaaagataaaCCAGATACTGAAAATCCAGCAGAGACGGAAAAAAAACCTAAACATAAACAAATGATTAAAGTAGGagttgaatatattaaaactgTTGAAGTTCAGTTTTGTGATCTTTGTAAAGTATATCTTCCACGTAATGAAAATTCCGAAAGAGCGCTAGCTCTTCATTGCTCAACTAGAAGCCATCTTAAAcg ttATGTTCGTGATAATGATGACAAAGCGTTGCGTCGTCAAGCAGAACGTATTCATCTTCAAACTTCAACAACTACAACAAATAATGTCACAGcaaattcaataaattcatTGGAAAATGTTAAAGCATCATCGACAAATAATCCCCAGCCAATTACTACAAGCATTAGTAATGTGTCTGCTAATTCCGAAACATCTGTTGAAAGTAGTATTGGTATTGGTGATAGTAATAGTGGGCAAGCCAGtgaacaaaatcaaaattcgTCAGAAGCTGATGTTACTTTGGCTTTATCAAAGCCAAGTAAAATtcaagaagaagaagatgatTATCCTAATGACGGCGATAAACTTTGGGATGATGTTGATAAAGATCTAGGGGATATTTTGCGTGAAGTGGAGCCTGGTAAATCAAGTGATGATGAAGATACACGGTATGACAGATTCAAAAATACAGATAAAAAGGCACAGcataataaagataaaaattcagAAGAAATTgatgataacaataaaaaaaatgaagtcaaaattaaagtTGAAACAActgatgattaa